A genomic stretch from Lathyrus oleraceus cultivar Zhongwan6 chromosome 2, CAAS_Psat_ZW6_1.0, whole genome shotgun sequence includes:
- the LOC127119558 gene encoding single-stranded DNA-binding protein WHY1, chloroplastic isoform X1 — MDLLAQSCTATATNPISVSNYSFITPRKLISSRRVAPTFCSNLPQFSFTSSHPERVQPKPILKPFPSPQPERPQPSPSPATFHKTAVVKLPARVYVGHSLYKGKAVLTVAPRPPEFTSLDSGAFKISRQGCVLLQFAPSVLPFQYDWTKKQVFSLSVGEIGILINLGAKETCEFYHDPFLGKSDEGKARKVLKVEPLHDDSGHMFNLSVVNKPENLNENIFIPVTKAEFAIFKSLFSFIMPCLLGWNAFGSSIKPEVNIASPRKEDSEWVE, encoded by the exons ATGGACTTGTTGGCACAATCCTGTACAGCCACGGCTACCAACCCAATCTCAGTCTCAAACTACTCTTTCATCACTCCCAGAAAACTCATTTCTTCGAGGCGCGTGGCTCCCACTTTCTGCTCCAATCTTCCACAATTCTCTTTCACATCTAGCCACCCAGAGCGTGTACAACCGAAACCGATACTGAAACCATTTCCTTCACCACAGCCTGAACGCCCTCAACCTTCTCCGTCACCTGCTACTTTTCATAAAACAGCAG TTGTAAAATTGCCAGCTAGGGTTTATGTTGGCCATTCACTTTACAAAGGGAAAGCTGTACTCACTGTGGCTCCTAGACCTCCCGAATTCACTTCATTAGAT TCAGGGGCATTCAAGATATCCAGACAAGGTTGTGTGCTGCTCCAATTTGCTCCTTCGGTTCTTCCGTTCCAATATGATTGGACCAAAAAACAG GTATTTTCGTTGTCAGTGGGAGAAATTGGAATTCTAATCAACCTTGGTGCAAAGGAGACTTGTGAATTTTATCATGACCCTTTTTTGGGAAAAAG TGATGAAGGTAAAGCGAGAAAAGTTTTGAAGGTGGAGCCACTTCACGACGATTCTGGTCACATGTTTAACCTTA GTGTTGTAAACAAGCCTGAAAACCTAAACGAAAACATCTTTATCCCTGTCACAAAAGCTGAGTTTGCAATTTTCAAATCACTTTTCAGT TTTATCATGCCATGCCTTTTAGGTTGGAATGCCTTTGGTAGCTCTATAAAGCCAGAAGTAAATATTGCAAGCCCAAGAAAAGAAGACAGTGAATGGGTCGAATAG
- the LOC127119558 gene encoding single-stranded DNA-binding protein WHY1, chloroplastic isoform X2 gives MDLLAQSCTATATNPISVSNYSFITPRKLISSRRVAPTFCSNLPQFSFTSSHPERVQPKPILKPFPSPQPERPQPSPSPATFHKTAVVKLPARVYVGHSLYKGKAVLTVAPRPPEFTSLDSGAFKISRQGCVLLQFAPSVLPFQYDWTKKQVFSLSVGEIGILINLGAKETCEFYHDPFLGKSDEGKARKVLKVEPLHDDSGHMFNLIYHAMPFRLECLW, from the exons ATGGACTTGTTGGCACAATCCTGTACAGCCACGGCTACCAACCCAATCTCAGTCTCAAACTACTCTTTCATCACTCCCAGAAAACTCATTTCTTCGAGGCGCGTGGCTCCCACTTTCTGCTCCAATCTTCCACAATTCTCTTTCACATCTAGCCACCCAGAGCGTGTACAACCGAAACCGATACTGAAACCATTTCCTTCACCACAGCCTGAACGCCCTCAACCTTCTCCGTCACCTGCTACTTTTCATAAAACAGCAG TTGTAAAATTGCCAGCTAGGGTTTATGTTGGCCATTCACTTTACAAAGGGAAAGCTGTACTCACTGTGGCTCCTAGACCTCCCGAATTCACTTCATTAGAT TCAGGGGCATTCAAGATATCCAGACAAGGTTGTGTGCTGCTCCAATTTGCTCCTTCGGTTCTTCCGTTCCAATATGATTGGACCAAAAAACAG GTATTTTCGTTGTCAGTGGGAGAAATTGGAATTCTAATCAACCTTGGTGCAAAGGAGACTTGTGAATTTTATCATGACCCTTTTTTGGGAAAAAG TGATGAAGGTAAAGCGAGAAAAGTTTTGAAGGTGGAGCCACTTCACGACGATTCTGGTCACATGTTTAACCTTA TTTATCATGCCATGCCTTTTAGGTTGGAATGCCTTTGGTAG